One Brassica oleracea var. oleracea cultivar TO1000 chromosome C7, BOL, whole genome shotgun sequence genomic window carries:
- the LOC106306063 gene encoding FAD-dependent urate hydroxylase yields the protein MEVLGTLDIVIAGAGISGLSTAVGLHRLGIRSMVLESSDKLRATGFAFTTWFNAWKAMEALGVSQHVRDLHDLLQGWVVGHISPGNPSKEMLFPKSEEYESRCVQRKVLLEALADELPQGTIRFSSKVVHIELSGYYKMVHLSDGTILKTKVLVGCDGVKSVVGKWLGFKNPATTSRLAIRGLTHFPQGHGFGKKFFQFYGNGVRSGFIPCDHNTVYWFLTHTGTELDEETSPENIKEFVLNKIKDLPENIKSVVETTDLDSMVMSRLKYRPPWELLWANIAKDNVCVAGDALHPMTPDIGQGGCSAMEDGVILARCLGEAIKAKGETEDEGERYKRIEQGLKKYAGKRKWRSIDLITTSYTVGFIQQSTGKWMNLLRDKFLSSFLSRLLLKKSHFDCGSLVPT from the exons ATGGAAGTACTTGGCACCCTAGATATTGTCATCGCTGGCGCCGGAATCTCCGGCCTTTCAACCGCCGTTGGACTCCATAG GCTTGGGATTAGAAGCATGGTGCTGGAATCTTCAGATAAGCTGAGAGCCACAGGATTCGCATTTACTACTTGGTTCAACGCTTGGAAGGCTATGGAAGCTCTCGGCGTTTCTCAGCATGTTCGTGATCTCCATGATCTCCTTCAAGG ATGGGTGGTGGGACACATCTCCCCAGGAAATCCTTCTAAGGAAATGCTCTTTCCAAAATCCGA AGAATACGAGTCTCGATGCGTACAAAGGAAGGTCCTGTTAGAGGCTCTAGCGGATGAGTTGCCTCAAGGGACCATAAGGTTTTCGTCTAAGGTTGTTCATATCGAATTGTCTGGATACTACAAGATGGTTCATCTCTCTGATGGCACTATTCTCAAAACCAAG GTTTTGGTAGGGTGTGATGGTGTGAAGTCAGTGGTTGGTAAGTGGCTAGGCTTCAAGAATCCGGCTACAACTTCCCGGTTAGCAATCCGAGGGCTCACACATTTTCCACAAGGCCATGGATTTGGGAAAAAGTTCTTCCAGTTTTATGGCAACGGTGTTCGGTCGGGTTTTATCCCCTGTGACCACAACACTGTCTACTGGTTCCTAACCCACACTGGTACTGAATTAG ATGAGGAGACAAGTCCCGAAAACATCAAAGAATTTGTGCTGAACAAGATCAAAGACTTGCCTGAAAACATTAAGAGTGTGGTGGAGACCACCGATCTTGATAGCATGGTGATGTCTCGACTCAAGTACCGACCCCCATGGGAACTCTTATGGGCAAACATCGCAAAGGACAACGTATGCGTTGCAGGGGATGCACTTCACCCAATGACTCCAGATATCGGACAGGGCGGTTGCTCAGCCATGGAGGATGGAGTTATCCTGGCTCGTTGTCTCGGTGAAGCTATAAAAGCTAAAGGTGAAACAGAGGATGAAGGGGAGAGATATAAGCGGATTGAACAAGGTCTGAAGAAGTACGCAGGAAAAAGGAAATGGAGAAGCATAGATCTGATAACAACGTCATATACAGTAGGATTCATACAGCAGAGCACAGGGAAGTGGATGAACCTGTTGAGAGACAAGTTCTTGTCCTCTTTCCTTTCTCGGTTGCTGCTGAAAAAGTCTCATTTCGACTGCGGAAGCCTCGTCCCCACATGA
- the LOC106306061 gene encoding beta-galactosidase 14 yields MKSRTIYLIGILLLISLCLKAGYAKEEKDDDENNKKTNKKGVTYDGTSLIINGKRELLYSGSVHYPRSTPDMWPSIIEKARVGRLNTIQTYVFWNVHEPEQGKWDFKGRFDLVKFIKLIHEKGLYVTIRLGPFIQAEWNHGGLPVWLREVPDVYFRTDNEPFKEHTERYVRKILGILKEEKLFASQGGPIILGQIENEYNAVRLAYKENGERYIKWAANLVESMNLGIPWVMCKQDNAPGNIINACNGRHCGDTFPGPKRPDMPSLWTENWTTQFRVFGDPTTNRRSEDIAFAVSRFFSKNGSHVNYYMYHGGTNFGRTSAHFVTTRYYDHAPLDEYGMEKDPKYGHLKHVHRALELCKKALLWGHPRFKKLGPDTEVRYYEQPGTNVCAAFLANNNTREPNTVKFKGQKFVLPSRSISILPDCKTVVYNTAQIVAQHSWRNFVKSEKNSKGLKFDMYSENVPSKVEGDTLIPGELYYLTKDKTDYAWYTTSIKIKEDDLPDKKGVKTILRVASLGHAAIVYVNGEYVGNKHGSHEMKSFVFKKPVKLKPGDNHISILGVLTGFPDSGSYMEKRFAGPRGASIKGLKSGERDLTENNHWGHLAGLEGEKKEVYTEQGSKKVKWVKNGERKPLTWYKTYFETPEGENTVAIRMNGMGKGLIWVNGIGIGRYWMSFLSPTGQPTQSEYHIPRTFMKKKEKNMLVIFEEEPGVKLEAIDFVLVNRDTICSFVEENYPASVKYWKRQGPNIVPRNKDMRLKSLIKCPPGKQIVSVEFASFGDPTGTCGNFTMGKCSASKSKEVVEKKCLGKSRCSIVVERETFEDKKCQGIVKTLAVQVKCEKKQGNEQKHKREDAEEEDDDEEEEEEEEKEREGNNQDLKDRVKRKQDH; encoded by the exons ATGAAGTCAAGAACAATATATTTGATAGGGATTCTGCTTCTAATTTCGCTTTGTTTAAAGGCAGGCTATGCAAAAGAAGAAAAAGATGATGATGAGAATAATAAGAAGACGAATAAGAAAGGAGTAACATACGATGGAACTTCGTTAATTATAAATGGAAAAAGAGAGCTTCTGTACTCTGGCTCTGTTCATTACCCTCGAAGCACACCAGAT ATGTGGCCCAGTATAATAGAAAAAGCTAGAGTTGGGAGACTAAACACCATCCAAACTTATGTTTTCTGGAATGTGCACGAGCCTGAACAAGGAAAG TGGGATTTCAAAGGGAGGTTCGATCTGGTGAAGTTCATCAAGCTGATCCATGAGAAAGGTCTCTATGTTACTATCAGACTTGGACCCTTTATCCAAGCCGAATGGAACCACGG AGGGTTGCCGGTTTGGCTACGCGAGGTCCCGGATGTCTACTTCCGTACAGATAATGAACCTTTCAAG GAGCACACAGAGAGATATGTGAGGAAAATACTTGGGATATTGAAAGAAGAGAAGCTGTTCGCTTCACAAGGAGGTCCCATCATCTTAGGACAG ATAGAGAACGAGTACAATGCGGTAAGGCTAGCATACAAGGAGAATGGAGAGAGATATATAAAATGGGCAGCGAATTTGGTGGAGTCGATGAATCTGGGAATCCCATGGGTTATGTGCAAACAAGACAATGCTCCTGGCAATATTATTAATGCTTGTAATGGAAGGCATTGCGGAGACACTTTCCCTGGACCAAAAAGACCCGATATGCCTTCCCTTTGGACCGAGAACTGGACTACTCA GTTTCGAGTTTTTGGGGATCCTACAACAAATAGAAGATCGGAGGATATTGCCTTTGCAGTTTCTAGATTCTTCTCTAAGAATGGATCTCATGTCAACTACTACATG TACCATGGTGGAACCAACTTCGGACGCACGTCGGCTCATTTCGTTACCACTCGTTACTACGACCATGCCCCACTTGACGAATACG GTATGGAGAAGGATCCCAAATACGGTCACCTGAAACATGTGCACAGAGCACTTGAACTGTGCAAGAAGGCACTCTTGTGGGGTCACCCTCGTTTCAAGAAACTTGGTCCCGACACCGAG GTTAGGTACTACGAGCAGCCAGGGACAAATGTGTGTGCGGCTTTCTTAGCAAACAACAACACAAGAGAACCCAATACTGTCAAATTCAAAGGTCAGAAGTTCGTTTTACCATCTCGTTCAATCAGCATCTTACCTGACTGTAAAACCGTCGTCTACAACACTGCGCAG ATAGTGGCCCAGCACAGCTGGAGAAATTTTGTAAAGTCGGAGAAGAACAGCAAAGGTCTAAAGTTTGACATGTATAGTGAGAATGTTCCTTCCAAAGTCGAAGGTGATACCTTGATTCCTGGGGAGCTTTATTACTTAACCAAGGACAAAACTGATTATGCTTGGTACACCACCAG CATAAAGATTAAAGAAGATGACTTGCCAGACAAGAAAGGTGTTAAGACTATACTGAGAGTAGCGAGTCTTGGTCACGCGGCTATCGTTTACGTTAATGGAGAATACGTAGGGAATAAGCATGGAAGCCATGAAATGAAGAGCTTCGTATTCAAAAAACCGGTTAAACTTAAACCTGGAGATAACCACATTTCTATCTTGGGTGTACTAACCGGATTCCCT GACAGCGGATCATACATGGAGAAGAGGTTTGCGGGTCCACGTGGTGCTTCCATCAAAGGTTTGAAGTCGGGAGAGCGTGATTTAACCGAGAACAATCACTGGGGACATCTG GCGGGTTTAGAAGGTGAAAAGAAAGAGGTGTACACAGAACAAGGATCCAAGAAAGTCAAATGGGTGAAAAACGGCGAACGCAAGCCCCTTACGTGGTACAAG ACTTACTTTGAGACACCAGAGGGAGAGAACACGGTTGCGATTAGGATGAACGGAATGGGAAAAGGATTGATTTGGGTGAACGGGATTGGGATAGGCAGATACTGGATGTCTTTCCTTTCTCCTACTGGACAGCCAACTCAATCCGA GTATCATATACCAAGAACTTTCATGAAGAAAAAGGAGAAGAATATGCTTGTCATTTTCGAAGAAGAACCAGGGGTGAAACTTGAAGCTATTGATTTCGTGTTAGTGAATAGAGACACGATATGTAGTTTTGTGGAAGAGAATTATCCAGCGTCCGTTAAATATTGGAAGAGACAAGGGCCTAATATAGTTCCAAGAAACAAAGATATGAGGTTGAAGTCACTCATCAAGTGTCCACCTGGGAAACAGATTGTATCCGTAGAATTTGCAAGTTTTGGAGATCCCACAGGAACTTGTGGAAATTTCACAATGGGAAAGTGCTCTGCATCCAAGTCCAAAGAAGTGGTGGAAAAG AAATGTTTGGGAAAGAGCCGTTGTTCAATAGTAGTAGAAAGAGAGACATTTGAAGACAAAAAGTGTCAAGGTATAGTTAAGACGCTGGCAGTGCAAGTGAAGTGTGAGAAGAAACAGGGAAATGAGCAGAAACATAAGAGAGAAGATGCTGAAGAGGAAGACGATGATGAAGAAGAAGAAGAAGAAGAAGAAAAGGAAAGAGAGGGAAACAATCAAGATTTAAAAGATAGGGTAAAGCGAAAACAAGATCATTAA
- the LOC106306065 gene encoding trafficking protein particle complex subunit 2-like protein translates to MIVCVAVVGHQNNPLYIQSFTEAEDALKLHHIVHCSLDVIDERVNNPSKSGTTLNEAFLGLLYPALNYKVYGYLTNTKVKFIMVTSDLDVRDTDVRSFFRKFHAAYADAVSNPFHVPGKKITSRTFSESVTNIVTSYSFN, encoded by the exons ATGATCGTCTGCGTCGCCGTCGTCGGCCACCAG AACAATCCGCTTTACATACAGAGCTTCACGGAAGCTGAAGATGCGCTAAAGCTCCACCACATCGTCCACTGCTCCCTCGATGTCATAGATGAGCGAG TGAACAATCCGAGCAAGTCAGGAACGACATTGAACGAGGCATTTCTAGGTCTGCTATACCCAGCACTCAACTACAAAGT GTATGGTTACTTGACTAATACAAAAGTGAAGTTCATCATGGTCACTTCTGATTTGGATGTCAGAGACACCGATGTCCGAAGT TTCTTCAGGAAGTTCCATGCCGCATACGCCGATGCCGTCTCAAACCCTTTCCATGTTCCTGGCAAAAAGATCACTTCCCGAACCTTCTCCGAATCCGTTACCAACATTGTTACCTCTTACTCTTTCAACTGA
- the LOC106303494 gene encoding uncharacterized protein LOC106303494 gives MCMKLPSDASDYVMGAVPLLTNLLQYHDSKMNYATTAWSLKLRLFFPLPIQDVGKHLSGLILLLPTCASGSPLGSRTLLLLGISSILKDILLGSAVSAYASVSPALSRPADQIFEIVNLANELLPPLPQGVISLPTAGTNTLVKGSGQKKPSLSTSGKREDSLKVSPRQKLLSDQPELLQQFGLDLLPVLVQKLQKSAITFSAKTPAEVKSRVKATLEILAEGGIGKYLGLPEMFGRKKRDIFASILDRIRQRIMSWTTRFLSGAGKQVLLKSVLAAIPNYAMSCFKLPASLCKQIQSLLTRFWWDANPETRRMCWVAWSTLTKPKYAGGLGFRDIESFNDALLAKIGWRLIKDPTSLVAQVLLGKYAKNSTFLDCVPPAAASHGWRSILAGRDLLKKGLGWVVGNGENIHVWKDPWLSHVTPEAPIGPPAEGTESLKVSDLLCPISNTWNIDSIRHHLPQYEEKILKIVTSSSPVDNFIVWLPDPKGIYTTKMGYGVASYSDHRLPFLPPSFDWLKHIWNLNTSPKIKDFLWKVINRAIPVSSNLVTRGVNPFACKRCGGIEDDVHVFASCPFAMNVWELAPLAWIPDSHSSLATMLVHGSRMITLPPSDSMYRYGLGFFSAQETIHKAIADAKEWQAAQELGASSQPQHVKTNAPTRTSPAANSRPSCFVDAAWNPITEVCGIGGIFRGVNSCRLPNIHYSRRFISSALMAEAIAVRSAVMKAASSNIRSLTVYSDSQVLISMIKTKETRPALYGILFDIFYFSSLFETISFMFIPRLENSEADLVAKSALAAVDNLSVDGV, from the exons ATGTGCATGAAATTACCTTCTGATGCATCTGATTATGTTATGGGAGCTGTACCTTTACTGACAAACCTTCTCCAGTATCATGATTCCAAG ATGAATTATGCAACCACGGCCTGGTCACTCAAGCTGCGTCTCTTCTTTCCACTACCAATTCAGGACGTGGGCAAGCATCTCTCG GGCTTAATCCTATTACTTCCCACCTGTGCGAGCGGGTCACCTCTTGGATCCAGGACATTACTTCTTCTGGGTATTAGTAGCATTCTTAAGGATATTCTATTGGGTTCTGCTGTCTCTGCTTATGCATCTGTATCCCCAGCATTGAGCAGGCCTGCTGATCAG ATTTTTGAGATTGTCAACCTAGCGAACGAGCTCCTCCCTCCATTGCCACAAGGCGTTATCTCCCTTCCTACTGCTGGCACAAACACTTTGGTGAAAGGTTCAGGCCAAAAAAAACCTTCTCTAAGTACCTCAGGAAAACGAGAAGATTCTCTCAAAGTTTCACCTAGACAAAAATTGCTTAGTGATCAACCTGAACTTCTGCAGCAATTTGGATTGGATCTTCTTCCAGTTTTAGTGCAG AAACTCCAAAAGTCAGCTATCACCTTCTCGGCAAAGACACCAGCGGAAGTTAAAAGTAGAGTGAAGGCCACACTTGAGATCCTAGCAGAGGGGGGTATTGGTAAATACCTAGGCCTACCCGAAATGTTCGGCCGGAAAAAAAGAGACATCTTTGCATCGATTCTCGATCGGATCAGACAAAGGATCATGAGCTGGACCACCCGGTTCTTATCAGGAGCGGGGAAACAAGTGCTTCTCAAATCAGTCCTTGCAGCCATACCTAACTACGCTATGTCTTGCTTCAAACTACCAGCGTCGTTATGTAAACAGATCCAATCACTCCTTACCCGGTTCTGGTGGGACGCTAACCCGGAGACAAGGAGGATGTGTTGGGTTGCTTGGTCCACTCTCACCAAACCAAAGTATGCCGGAGGCTTGGGCTTCAGGGATATTGAAAGCTTCAATGATGCCTTGTTGGCTAAAATAGGGTGGCGACTGATTAAAGACCCAACCTCTCTCGTGGCCCAAGTTCTACTTGGAAAATATGCAAAGAACTCGACGTTTCTAGACTGTGTACCGCCTGCTGCCGCATCACATGGATGGCGAAGCATCCTTGCTGGACGTGATTTACTCAAAAAAGGATTAGGATGGGTGGTTGGGAATGGAGAGAATATTCACGTGTGGAAGGACCCATGGCTCTCCCACGTCACACCAGAAGCTCCCATTGGTCCCCCAGCTGAAGGTACAGAGTCGCTGAAAGTAAGTGATCTCCTCTGTCCCATCTCAAACACTTGGAACATCGACAGTATTCGTCATCACCTGCCTCAGTATGAAGAGAAGATACTTAAGATTGTTACGAGCTCCTCCCCGGTGGACAACTTTATCGTTTGGCTCCCAGACCCTAAAGGAATATATACTACTAAAATGGGTTATGGTGTGGCGAGTTACTCTGATCATAGACTGCCCTTTCTACCACCATCCTTTGACTGGCTGAAGCACATATGGAATCTGAATACATCTCCTAAGATAAAGGATTTTCTATGGAAAGTTATAAACAGAGCAATCCCCGTCAGTTCCAACCTAGTCACTCGAGGAGTTAATCCCTTTGCTTGTAAACGATGTGGAGGGATAGAGGATGACGTCCATGTGTTTGCCTCATGCCCTTTTGCCATGAACGTGTGGGAACTAGCCCCCCTAGCTTGGATCCCTGATTCGCACTCTTCTCTTGCAACTATGCTTGTCCATGGTAGCAGAATGATCACACTCCCCCCGTCGGACTCTATGTACCGATATGGCCTTGG ATTTTTCTCAGCTCAAGAAACGATTCACAAGGCCATCGCAGACGCAAAAGAATGGCAAGCAGCGCAAGAACTGGGCGCCAGCTCCCAACCTCAGCACGTGAAGACCAACGCTCCGACCAGAACCTCTCCAGCTGCGAACTCGAGACCATCGTGCTTTGTGGACGCGGCCTGGAACCCTATCACAGAGGTCTGCGGCATTGGCGGTATCTTCAGGGGAGTAAACTCATGTCGCCTTCCCAACATCCACTACTCCCGCCGGTTCATCTCATCAGCTTTGATGGCAGAAGCCATAGCTGTTCGTTCTGCAGTCATGAAGGCTGCCTCGTCGAATATTCGATCCTTGACGGTGTACTCTGATTCTCAAGTTCTGATCTCCATGATCAAGACAAAGGAAACAAGACCAGCGCTCTATGGGATATTATTTGACATCTTTTATTTTAGCTCTCTTTTTGAAACAATCTCTTTCATGTTTATCCCTCGTTTAGAAAACTCAGAAGCTGACTTGGTGGCAAAGTCAGCTCTCGCTGCGGTGGACAATCTCTCCGTCGATGGAGTGTAA
- the LOC106303493 gene encoding uncharacterized protein LOC106303493 — MQRLLPFAFSALLPRNVHEAIAGISVFFRDLCSRVLTEEGINNLKTNAPVSMCNLEKIFPPSFFDVMEHLAIHLARELELGGPVQYRWMYIFERYMHHLKNMVKNQSRVEGSIVAQVINEETAIFAENYFPPEVHTKHRRPARHDDRGERATYHVTVPSMFKEIGRLSGKFTKRRLTDTENAHLQTYLLTNCEDVLQYESVYMAELRMTHRHATEDEFRQLRDNGFTAWPRSYVSHISYYPIQMISLN, encoded by the exons ATGCAGCGCCTCCTTCCGTTTGCCTTTTCAGCATTATTGCCACGTAATGTTCATGAAGCAATTGCAGGGATTAGTGTTTTTTTCCGTGACTTATGCAGCAGAGTATTGACTGAAGAGGGTATTAATAATTTGAAGACAAACGCACCAGTCAGCATGTGCAACCTTGAGAAGATATTTCCTCCATCATTCTTTGATGTAATGGAACATCTTGCTATTCATCTCGCAAGAGAATTGGAACTTGGTGGTCCTGTGCAGTACAGATGGATGTATATTTTTGAGCGTTATATGCATCATCTGAAGAATATGGTCAAAAATCAAAGCAGGGTGGAAGGATCTATAGTGGCACAGGTGATCAATGAAGAAACTGCAATCTTTGCTGAAAATTATTTTCCACCAGAAGTGCATACAAAACACCGAAGACCTGCTCGGCATGATGATAGAGGGGAGAGAGCAACATATCATGTTACTGTCCCAAGCATGTTCAAGGAAATAGGACGACTTAGTGGAAAATTCACGAAGCGGAGACTTACGGACACTGAGAACGCTCATTTGCAAACATATTTGCTCACCAACTGTGAAGATGTTCTACAATATGAGAG TGTATATATGGCGGAGTTGCGTATGACTCACAGACATGCAACAGAAGATGAGTTTCGACAACTTAGAGATAACGGATTTACTGCGTGGCCTCGTAGTTATGTGAGTCATATATCATATTACCCCATTCAAATGATTAGTTTAAATTAA
- the LOC106306062 gene encoding phosphoinositide phospholipase C 3, which produces MSETFKVCFCCSRSFKEKTRQPPGSIKRLFEAYSRNGKMSSDDLLRFVSEVQGEGHAGMDYVQGIFNSVKHHNVFHIHGFVHLNAFYRYLFSDTNSPLPLSRQVHHDMKAPLAHYFVYTGHNSYLTGNQVNSRSSVEPIVQSLRKGVKVIELDLWPNPSGNAAEVRHGGTLTSHEDLQKCLNAIKENAFYVSDYPVIVTLEDHLPPNLQGKVAKMLTRTFRGMLFRSDSESCKHFPSPEELKKKILISTKPPKEYLESQAIQSSRRTPVDRTTSWSGTINMSWRGENKIPEEDEEDEESEAVGYRDLIAIHAGNCKSGLEDCLRDDPEKPRRISVNEQWVENVVRTRGSDVVRFTQRNLVRIYPKGTRVDSSNYDPHVGWTYGAQMVAFNMQGHGKQLWIMQGMFKANGGCGYVKKPRILLDTQRLFDPCKRLPIKTTLKVKIFTGEGWDLDFPQTHFDQYSPPDFFVKIGIAGVPRDTVSYRTETAVDQWFPIWKQEFLFQLSVPELALVWFRVQDYDNDTHNDFAGQTCLPLPELKSGIRAVRLHDRAGKPYKNSRLLVSFYFDPPYTF; this is translated from the exons ATGTCGGAGACTTTCAAAGTGTGCTTCTGTTGTAGCAGGAGCTTCAAGGAGAAAACGAGGCAGCCACCAGGAAGCATCAAGAGACTCTTCGAAGCTTACTCAAGAAACGGCAAGATGTCTTCGGATGACCTTTTAAGGTTTGTGAGTGAAGTCCAAGGAGAAGGGCACGCAGGGATGGACTACGTGCAGGGTATCTTCAACAGCGTTAAACACCACAACGTTTTCCATATACATGGTTTTGTTCATCTAAACGCCTTCTATCGCTACCTCTTTAGCGATACAAACTCTCCTCTTCCCTTGTCTCGCCAG GTGCATCATGATATGAAGGCCCCGTTAGCGCATTACTTTGTGTACACGGGACACAACTCTTACTTGACTGGGAATCAAGTGAACAGTAGAAGCAGCGTAGAGCCGATCGTGCAGTCTCTGAGAAAAGGTGTAAAAGTGATCGAGCTTGATTTATGGCCTAATCCTTCTGGAAACGCTGCTGAAGTTCGTCATGGCGG GACGCTTACCTCGCATGAGGATTTGCAGAAATGTCTCAACGCCATAAAGGAAAATGCGTTTTATGTGTCTGATTATCCAGTCATAGTCACTCTCGAAGATCATTTGCCACCCAATCTTCAAGGGAAAGTTGCTAAG ATGTTAACTAGAACATTCAGAGGGATGCTGTTTCGTTCTGACTCAGAGAGTTGTAAGCACTTTCCATCACCAGAAGAGCTTAAGAAGAAGATTCTTATTTCTACAAAGCCTCCAAAGGAGTATCTTGAGAGCCAAGCTATTCAGTCCTCAAGAAGAACTCCAGTAGATAGAACCACTTCCTGGAGC GGCACTATTAATATGTCATGGAGAGGAGAAAACAAGATTCCTGAAGAAGATGAAGAAGACGAAGAGAGTGAAGCTGTTGGATATAGAGACTTGATAGCGATTCACGCTGGAAATTGCAAAAGTGGTTTGGAGGATTGCTTGAGAGATGATCCAGAGAAGCCTCGAAGGATAAGCGTGAATGAGCAGTGGGTAGAGAATGTGGTTAGAACCAGAGGAAGCGATGTTGTAAG GTTTACACAGAGGAATCTAGTGAGGATATATCCAAAGGGAACAAGAGTGGACTCATCAAATTACGACCCTCATGTAGGATGGACATACGGTGCTCAAATGGTTGCTTTTAACATGCAA GGACATGGGAAGCAACTATGGATAATGCAAGGAATGTTCAAAGCCAATGGTGGATGTGGCTACGTTAAAAAGCCTCGCATTTTGCTAGACACGCAGAGACTCTTTGACCCATGCAAAAGGCTTCCCATCAAGACCACTCTTAAGGTGAAAATCTTCACAGGGGAAGGGTGGGATTTGGATTTCCCTCAGACACACTTCGATCAGTACTCTCCTCCTGATTTCTTCGTCAAGATTGGAATTGCAGGAGTTCCCAGGGACACGGTCTCTTACAGAACCGAGACAGCAGTTGATCAGTGGTTTCCTATATGGAAGCAAGAGTTCCTGTTTCAGCTCTCTGTGCCAGAATTGGCACTTGTGTGGTTCAGAGTCCAAGATTACGACAATGACACCCACAATGATTTCGCAGGACAGACATGTCTTCCACTCCCGGAACTCAAGTCCGGAATCAGAGCCGTCCGGCTTCATGATCGAGCAGGAAAGCCTTACAAGAACTCTAGACTTCTCGTCAGCTTCTACTTTGACCCTCCTTACACGTTTTGA
- the LOC106303496 gene encoding uncharacterized protein LOC106303496: MGEKGLESKLPYEDQVADLESWGLPVNERLASRKIIPSPNCVRCEEVETITHVFFTCPFAQETWRKVPFKKELTLAGLHQFSEGWSRVQAEVCLPPTGVNAGSLAAWVIWSLWITRNYRIFQDKTFMEQEVVTKAIVDGKEWSAAQPLKPDLTTTRVMKGEDYRFETICQSDAAWKKESLTAGAAWKFSRPREVFNRSTSMIFTFVKSPLWRRV; this comes from the coding sequence AAGATCAAGTTGCTGATTTGGAAAGCTGGGGTTTACCTGTCAATGAGCGACTAGCGAGTAGAAAGATCATCCCAAGCCCAAATTGCGTAAGGTGCGAAGAGGTAGAAACAATCACGCACGTCTTCTTCACCTGCCCTTTTGCACAAGAAACGTGGAGAAAAGTACCCTTTAAGAAGGAGCTGACGCTGGCTGGATTACACCAGTTCTCGGAAGGTTGGAGCCGTGTTCAAGCAGAGGTGTGCTTGCCACCGACGGGAGTTAACGCTGGTTCCCTAGCGGCATGGGTCATTTGGAGTCTATGGATCACCAGGAACTATCGAATCTTTCAAGACAAAACGTTTATGGAACAAGAAGTGGTAACTAAAGCGATAGTTGATGGCAAGGAATGGAGTGCAGCTCAGCCCCTGAAACCGGATCTGACGACTACAAGAGTAATGAAAGGGGAGGACTATCGTTTCGAGACAATCTGTCAATCTGATGCTGCTTGGAAGAAAGAAAGTCTAACTGCAGGAGCAGCTTGGAAGTTTTCAAGACCGAGAGAGGTTTTCAACAGGTCGACATCGATGATTTTCACGTTTGTGAAATCACCCTTGTGGCGGAGGGTCTAG
- the LOC106306064 gene encoding heavy metal-associated isoprenylated plant protein 26-like has product MGVLDHVSEMFDCSHGHKIKKRRQLQTVEIKVKMDCEGCERKVRRSVEGMKGVSSVSLEPKAHKVTVVGYVDPNKVVSRMAHRTGKKVELWPYVPYDVVAHPYAAGVYYKKAPSGYVRRADDPGVSQLARASSTEVRYTTAFSDENPAACVLM; this is encoded by the exons ATGGGTGTTCTGGATCATGTCTCTGAAATGTTTGATTGCTCTCATGGACACAAGATTAAAAAGCGCAGACAGTTGCAG ACGGTGGAGATCAAAGTGAAGATGGACTGCGAAGGCTGCGAGCGTAAAGTGCGGCGGTCCGTGGAAGGAATGAAGGGTGTATCCTCTGTCTCGCTGGAGCCCAAAGCTCACAAAGTCACTGTGGTCGGCTACGTCGATCCCAACAAGGTGGTGTCCCGTATGGCTCACAGGACCGGCAAGAAGGTCGAGCTCTGGCCCTATGTGCCTTATGACGTCGTGGCTCATCCTTACGCTGCTGGAGTCTACTACAAGAAGGCTCCCTCCGGTTATGTGCGAAGAGCCGATGACCCTGGAGTCTCGCAGCTAGCTCGTGCTAGCTCCACCGAGGTCCGCTACACTACCGCTTTTAGTGATGAGAATCCAGCAGCCTGTGTGCTCATGTGA